From the genome of Solanum pennellii chromosome 6, SPENNV200:
TGGTATTTTATTGTCctgtttttatttgttacttttagATAGTTGTTCGGTACAGTGTATAAGAATAGTACTCAATAGACTGTATTAGCTGTGGTGGAGCTAGGAATTTGACGAATGGTGTGCAAAATTAAATGTACGCTATCATTTAACCTTTGTACACTATATAATTTTCCGTTGAAGGTTGTGCACGGAATCACCCTTTGCCTAAGGTGGCTCCGCGTAATGCTAGGATTAGTAATGCTGTGATTAGTTATGTCTTGTGACGGAGCGAAGACTATTACTTAGGggatcaaaatttgaagaactcaACACACTAACTAGCTAAAAggggttcgacatctactatatatacataaaaagtaACTTTGACCATATATAGATAGTATAATTTTCCATCAAAGGGGTTCGAATGAACCCCTTGACTATAAGCTAGCTCCGCCACTGATTATGTCTATGCACTGTTTGGTTAGGTGTATTAGAAAGATAGTTTTGTCTTTAACTATGCTTATCCATGTATTAATAGCCTTTTTGTATTGCTAAACACTATGGTTTGGCTATGCATTAGTTATATGTAGGCTAAAAATCCCACCAAacaaatgattaaataatatcatgactaatacatgtattagatTAGGATTTGGGATTGCTTTTTTACCCTGTGATTATTGACTGTTCCGTAGATGAAGTTGTGCATTCGACTTGATTATTCTGGATGTTAGTTGTGTGATGATGGTGTGGCAATTGTGTATAGGATTTCGTCTCCAAGAAGAGGAAGTTGCAGGCTGCAAAGCTGAAGAAAGAAAGCATTTTGGCTGAAATCCTGTATGATCATAGTTTTCTCAAATCTCAATCCTAAACTAGTTCGATTCTACTATACGAATCCTCTACAACCATTTCGTTCTGTTTTAGCCCGTTTCATTCCAATACTCgatatttcttcttttagaTACGTATGGGGTTTTCAGGAATCGGAGATTCTCTGTATCTCACACTTAAATGCATATATACAATGACCATACCTTGATCTAAACTAATCGGTATCGCCTATTATGGatacttttcttttctcttaacTGATATAAAGGGGAAAAAAGGAATAGAAGAAGAGTACAACAACATAACTAGTGTTATTGGAAaagctatgttgctcggactctccaaaaGTTTTGTCACATCCGTATCGAATTCTCCAGAAGTACACTATTTTTGGAGTATCCGATATGCATCCATCGTTATTTTTGACGAGTCTAAGCAATATAGTCCATAAGTGAGGTTTGGGGAGGATAGAGTGTACACAAACCTCACCCTCGCCTCGATCCATAGACCCTCAGCTAAAATTGAGAGTAGCGCACAATACATACAGAAGAGGAGTAATGTCCTAATATCATACTCGTTTAATTTCAGATTCTTAAAGCAAAGGCGTAGGTACTTGTTGAAAAGCCAATCTTCTGATGACGATAATGGGAAAAacatttcacatttaaaaaCACACTTCGATGCTGAGAGTGAAGTCCCTAAAGTAGAAAGATCCAACAGTGGCTATGATGCAGTAGTAGAATCAGCTCGTCCTGCCTTTACCTCAAAGTTCAACTCGGTAACATACTACAGTTAAGATATGTCAAAGATTAGAATGTTCACTGCTGTAAGAGTTAtctaagtttaattaattattcatgtTACAGGAACATCATGAAGTTGGATACGAAGAACTGTCAGCAGGCGGGGACGTGTTGAGAATGGAGTGTGTGCCAAAGAATTACTTGGTCGATGACAATAATAGAGTCGGAAAGAAGGAACTCTCTTGGCATGGTCAAGTCACACTGAAGGTCTAAAATTCCGATATCTTTCTTTTAGGAGAGCGATCTCCATAACTTATCGATATCTTATTCTTGATTCCCTTTTCGTTTTCCTCCTTGTTGCCTCGGTGAAACACATTAACTTGGAGCATGCAATATATGAAGTTGTCTAATCTTTTTCTGGGCATAACTTATCATGTATTAGCCATGTGCTTATAGTTTGCAGTTGTGTAGTTTGATATTGTGTTTTCAAGTGTCTACGATGTGAtacactaggtgatttcttcttaTCTGCCAAAAACTTGTCTTGAGGGACAGAGTTATCTAGTACTTATGTTGGTGGTTGCTAGAAGCTACACAATGGAACAATCGAGATGTGGCCAAGCTAGCTCGAGCACCACNccagtctccagcacatcagatttcagggtgagctattattcctagctcgggctggattctctccgTCACGTCTTCATGCTTCACCCTCTTTGTCGATTTAGGAATGGTTGTATTGGATTGTACATTTTGCTATCAATGCGCTTCACCGTCCTCCATGCTTGTAGTTGTTGTACACACCATTGTTgtgtatatacttctccatatgCAGCTTAAGAATACTTATAGAAGGGAATATGGTTCTATATGTTAATTGAGTGGAAAGAGGATATTTGAGGGTGAGCTATTTgcagttcggacatggaccatctttttacttattttagcttcttaaatactcttagacttggtaatttgaggatagatgttcttgatgtgatgacttccagattttgggaataataagttcTATACtttagaattttatttaattgattacgttaataagttttggatcttccgtattatttttactattcataattgatatactggtaaatgttgaggtttagatttgttggttcgctcacctagtaggataagtgtgggtgccactcgcggctcgttttgggtcatgacaagtacttgtcgaaaccaccgccacaaaatgatgagtgctactatgaggaggattcctatgcggtaaatgagcagacggggggtttccgaccaagtgcccaaggctctaatcaggagaattggcgccatgGTAAAGGGAACCAAGGTCAAAACTATTGTAACTATA
Proteins encoded in this window:
- the LOC107021277 gene encoding uncharacterized protein LOC107021277 isoform X1 — encoded protein: MKRSVEGFNGISFVDEEESKVKKLLNELLELQKDFVSKKRKLQAAKLKKESILAEILFLKQRRRYLLKSQSSDDDNGKNISHLKTHFDAESEVPKVERSNSGYDAVVESARPAFTSKFNSEHHEVGYEELSAGGDVLRMECVPKNYLVDDNNRVGKKELSWHGQVTLKV
- the LOC107021277 gene encoding uncharacterized protein LOC107021277 isoform X2, with the translated sequence MKRSVEGFNGISFVDEEESKDFVSKKRKLQAAKLKKESILAEILFLKQRRRYLLKSQSSDDDNGKNISHLKTHFDAESEVPKVERSNSGYDAVVESARPAFTSKFNSEHHEVGYEELSAGGDVLRMECVPKNYLVDDNNRVGKKELSWHGQVTLKV